A region from the Streptomyces lydicus genome encodes:
- a CDS encoding type I polyketide synthase, with product MADDKKILDTLKRLTTDLRQTRRRLKEVEDAQHEPVAIVGMACRYPGGVQSPRDLWELLMSGGDAVSAFPDDRGWDLDRLFSSEDVAGTSYTAEGGFLAGAGDFDAEMFGISPREALAMDPQQRLLLEASWEAVEDAGIDPLALRGSSTGVYAGVMYHDYGSGVDTLPGEIEGYLGIGTAGSVASGRVAYVLGLEGPAVTVDTACSSSLVALHWAVQSLRSGECSLALAGGVTVMCNPRIFVEFSRQRGLAPDGRCKSFASAADGTGWSEGVGVLVVERLSDAVRHGHRVLAVVRGSAVNQDGASNGLTAPSGRAQERVVRQALTSAGLSPGDVDVVEGHGTGTRLGDPIEVGALAETYGRQRSGAPLLLGSVKSNLGHTQAAAGVAGVIKMVQAMQHGVVPASLHVDTPSPHVQWGEGIELVTATQPWPDSDRPRRAGVSSFGVSGTNAHVILEQAPSEQPPPARKTGGVVPWLLSGRSPDALRHQTDRLRTHLETHPELDPADVGYTLAAGRAHFEHRAMVVGETRDDLLAALRTAETTSVRAGRTAFLFPGQGSQRLGAGRQLAEEFPVFAEALDSVLTAFDPHLDVPLREVMFAAPDSEPARLLDETGYTQPALFAISVALFRLVDSWGIKPDFLLGHSIGELAAVHVAGCLSLPDACALVAARGRLMQALPRGGAMVALQASEEQVAPLVAAAGDRVSIAAINGPSAVVISGDEQSVLDIKEEFERRGCKTKRLRVSHAFHSAHMEDMVDAFRRVAAGVTFHPPRIPVISDVTGLPATADQLASPDYWARHVREAVRFHDGMRRLASQGVRAFLELGASGALTGMGQDCLYDVEGTVFATALRADRPEPRSIVTAVSQLHTHGVRVDWPAFWEKTDTRRQALPTYAFQHRRYWLADTPGAPRGADGLGHALLTHSVHLADDADTLVFSGSLSLKTHTWLADHLVHGTALLPGTAFVDLLLYVGDRVGSPTVEELTLETPLTLHDQDEVELQVAVGPEEAGRRDVRVYGSTEPGVWTRHASGVLQHAADAGTDGELAQWPPVSATAVDLSGFYDRLADDGVDYGPAFRGLRAAWRRGDDLFAEVALPEERHDEAGSFGLHPALFDAALHIASGDGALPFAWTGVSLFATGARALRVRLRRTGPGAVSVLVTDASGRAVAAAESLTARPVPTLSGSHAKALFQVDLVPEQVTAAPVTCVQLGTGELRTGARSLPDLAALVAEIESGIPVPEAMVVEVPRAETARTALARTLALVQAWLADERLAAARLVFLTRSTDDGSGLAAAAVQGLVRSAQAENPGRFALVDVDGHDASVTAVSAALTSAEPLLVIRAGVAHVRRLARAGRDLGQATAWDRDGTTLITGGNGALARLLARHLIVEHGVRHLLLVSRSAPDRELAEQLTALGGHIVQARCDVADAAALSAVLRAVPEHRPLTAVVHTAGVLADAVIPALTEEHLDRVLRPKVDGALHLHELTRDLDLSAFVMFSSAAGIFGGPGQGSYAAANAMLDALAEQRHAAGLPALSLAWGPWEQSGAMTRDLAEVDMRRMKRSGVRPLSDEEGLALFDAARAAGKPVMVPIRLDLATVRSADDTDVLAPALLKGLVSRGRRAVAAEPGPSLSDQLAGKPADQQDLVLLDLLRTHIRVVLGHGPAHDVAADREFLELGFDSLTTVELRNGLTAATGLRLAPAALFDHSTPMALARHLRNELTERAPAPDAPAFVMGTLLRQAADTHRAGAFLALLTEMSQFRPAFHTGVASSPVRLGEGGRGPAVICVPSMLAVSGPHQYARLAAPFRGERDVWALPLPGFSRDEQVPATQLAVLEALASGIEEARLAEPFVLLGHSTGGILAHALAAHLEARGTGPAGVVLADVLDLSEGDERDAIAPALVSAILERNHVHVPVDDTRLTAMGAYLRLFQGWKPTVVDAPTLFLRASEPMVQEAAPETDQWRTSWTLDHVALDVPGNHFTMLEQHSDIAAGLVEDWLRTSSSQVINSDRHSNKR from the coding sequence ATGGCTGACGACAAGAAGATCCTCGACACGCTCAAGCGGCTGACCACCGACCTCCGGCAGACCCGCCGCCGTCTCAAGGAGGTCGAGGACGCCCAGCACGAGCCGGTGGCCATCGTGGGGATGGCGTGCCGCTACCCCGGCGGTGTGCAAAGCCCCCGGGACCTCTGGGAGCTGCTCATGTCGGGCGGGGACGCGGTGTCTGCGTTCCCCGACGACCGTGGGTGGGACCTGGACCGGTTGTTCAGTTCCGAGGACGTGGCGGGCACGTCGTACACCGCCGAGGGCGGGTTCCTGGCCGGTGCGGGTGACTTCGACGCGGAGATGTTCGGCATTTCACCGCGGGAGGCACTGGCGATGGACCCGCAGCAGCGGTTGCTGCTGGAGGCGTCCTGGGAAGCCGTCGAAGACGCGGGGATCGATCCCCTCGCACTGCGCGGAAGCAGCACCGGTGTGTATGCCGGAGTGATGTACCACGACTACGGCTCCGGGGTGGACACGCTGCCCGGGGAGATCGAGGGGTACCTCGGCATCGGCACAGCGGGCAGCGTGGCCTCCGGTCGGGTGGCGTATGTGCTGGGGCTCGAAGGGCCCGCGGTCACGGTGGACACGGCGTGTTCGTCGTCGTTGGTGGCGCTGCACTGGGCGGTGCAGTCGTTGCGCTCCGGCGAGTGCTCCCTGGCGCTGGCGGGCGGCGTCACCGTCATGTGCAATCCGCGCATCTTCGTGGAGTTCAGCCGGCAGCGCGGCCTCGCCCCGGACGGCAGGTGCAAGTCCTTCGCCTCGGCAGCCGACGGCACCGGCTGGAGCGAGGGTGTCGGTGTGCTGGTGGTGGAGCGGTTGTCCGATGCGGTGCGGCACGGGCACCGGGTGCTCGCGGTGGTACGGGGCTCCGCGGTCAACCAGGACGGCGCATCCAACGGACTGACCGCACCCAGCGGACGGGCCCAGGAGCGGGTGGTACGCCAGGCACTGACGAGCGCCGGACTGAGCCCCGGTGACGTGGACGTCGTGGAAGGACACGGCACCGGGACACGGCTGGGCGATCCGATCGAGGTCGGCGCACTCGCAGAAACCTACGGCCGACAGCGCTCCGGTGCCCCCTTGCTGCTCGGGTCGGTGAAGTCCAACCTCGGTCATACCCAAGCCGCCGCGGGTGTGGCGGGCGTGATCAAGATGGTGCAGGCGATGCAGCATGGCGTCGTACCCGCATCCCTGCACGTGGACACCCCCTCCCCGCACGTGCAGTGGGGCGAAGGCATCGAACTCGTCACTGCCACACAACCATGGCCCGACTCCGACCGACCCCGCCGCGCAGGAGTCTCCTCCTTCGGCGTCTCGGGAACCAACGCACACGTCATCCTCGAACAAGCACCATCGGAACAGCCACCACCCGCCCGCAAAACCGGCGGTGTGGTGCCCTGGCTGCTGTCCGGCCGCAGCCCGGACGCACTACGCCACCAAACCGACCGCCTGCGCACCCACCTGGAAACCCACCCCGAACTCGACCCCGCCGACGTCGGCTACACCCTCGCCGCAGGGCGCGCCCACTTCGAGCACCGGGCCATGGTGGTGGGCGAGACCCGGGATGACTTGCTGGCCGCGCTCAGGACTGCCGAGACCACGAGTGTGCGGGCCGGGCGGACGGCGTTCCTGTTTCCCGGGCAGGGAAGCCAGCGGCTGGGGGCGGGAAGGCAGCTCGCGGAGGAATTCCCCGTGTTCGCGGAGGCGTTGGACTCGGTCCTCACCGCATTCGACCCCCATCTGGACGTCCCGCTGCGTGAGGTGATGTTCGCGGCACCCGACTCGGAGCCGGCCCGGCTGCTCGACGAGACCGGTTACACCCAGCCGGCGCTGTTCGCGATCTCCGTGGCCCTTTTCCGGCTGGTCGATTCATGGGGCATCAAGCCTGACTTCCTGCTGGGCCACTCGATAGGTGAACTGGCGGCCGTCCATGTCGCCGGATGCCTTTCGCTGCCGGATGCGTGCGCACTGGTGGCGGCCCGCGGGCGACTCATGCAAGCCCTCCCCCGGGGCGGGGCGATGGTTGCCCTGCAGGCGTCCGAGGAGCAAGTCGCTCCGCTCGTGGCCGCGGCCGGCGACCGGGTGTCCATCGCCGCGATCAACGGGCCGTCGGCCGTGGTGATCTCCGGTGACGAGCAGTCGGTGCTCGACATCAAGGAGGAGTTCGAGCGCCGTGGCTGCAAGACCAAGCGGTTGCGTGTCTCCCACGCGTTCCACTCGGCGCACATGGAGGACATGGTCGACGCGTTCCGACGCGTGGCCGCCGGTGTGACGTTCCATCCCCCCAGGATCCCGGTGATCTCGGATGTGACGGGGCTGCCCGCCACTGCCGATCAGCTGGCCTCTCCGGACTACTGGGCCCGCCATGTGCGGGAAGCCGTGCGCTTCCACGACGGCATGCGGCGGCTTGCCTCCCAAGGTGTGCGCGCCTTCCTGGAGCTGGGCGCGAGCGGGGCGCTGACCGGGATGGGGCAGGACTGCCTGTACGACGTCGAGGGAACGGTGTTCGCCACCGCGCTGCGTGCGGACCGGCCGGAACCCCGGAGCATCGTCACCGCCGTTTCCCAGCTGCACACCCATGGTGTGCGCGTCGACTGGCCCGCCTTCTGGGAGAAGACAGACACCCGCAGGCAGGCGCTGCCGACCTACGCCTTCCAGCACCGGCGCTACTGGCTGGCCGATACGCCCGGCGCGCCACGGGGTGCCGACGGGCTCGGCCACGCCCTGCTCACCCACTCGGTGCATCTCGCCGATGATGCGGACACGCTGGTGTTCAGCGGCAGCCTGTCGCTGAAGACGCACACCTGGCTGGCCGATCACCTCGTCCACGGCACAGCGTTGCTGCCCGGAACGGCCTTCGTCGATCTCCTGCTGTACGTGGGCGACCGGGTCGGGAGTCCCACGGTCGAGGAGCTGACCCTCGAAACACCGCTGACGCTGCACGACCAGGACGAGGTCGAACTCCAGGTGGCCGTCGGGCCCGAGGAGGCCGGCCGGCGGGACGTGCGGGTGTACGGCAGCACCGAGCCCGGCGTCTGGACACGCCACGCCAGTGGCGTCCTGCAACACGCCGCCGATGCCGGGACCGACGGCGAGCTCGCGCAGTGGCCGCCGGTATCGGCGACCGCGGTTGACCTGAGCGGCTTCTACGACCGGCTCGCCGACGACGGAGTCGACTACGGCCCGGCGTTCCGCGGACTGCGCGCGGCCTGGCGGCGAGGGGACGACCTGTTCGCCGAGGTCGCTCTGCCCGAAGAGCGCCACGACGAGGCCGGCTCCTTCGGACTGCACCCTGCTCTGTTCGACGCCGCGCTGCACATCGCGAGTGGGGACGGGGCGCTGCCGTTCGCCTGGACGGGAGTGTCGCTGTTCGCCACGGGCGCCCGGGCGTTGCGCGTACGGTTGCGCCGCACGGGACCGGGGGCGGTGTCGGTGCTGGTGACCGATGCCTCCGGACGGGCGGTGGCGGCAGCGGAGTCCCTGACGGCCCGGCCCGTCCCGACGCTGTCCGGCAGTCATGCGAAGGCGCTGTTCCAGGTGGACCTGGTGCCGGAGCAGGTCACGGCGGCTCCGGTCACCTGCGTCCAGCTCGGCACCGGTGAACTGCGCACCGGAGCGCGCTCGCTGCCCGACCTGGCCGCGCTGGTCGCGGAGATCGAGTCCGGGATCCCGGTCCCGGAGGCGATGGTCGTCGAGGTACCGCGGGCGGAGACCGCCCGGACCGCCCTGGCCAGGACGCTGGCTCTGGTCCAGGCTTGGCTGGCCGACGAACGACTCGCCGCCGCCCGCCTGGTGTTCCTCACGCGGAGCACCGACGACGGTTCCGGCCTCGCCGCGGCCGCGGTCCAGGGCCTGGTGCGTTCGGCCCAAGCGGAGAACCCCGGCAGGTTCGCCCTGGTCGATGTGGACGGGCACGATGCCTCCGTCACCGCGGTTTCTGCGGCGCTGACTTCGGCCGAGCCGCTGTTGGTGATCCGGGCCGGGGTGGCGCACGTCCGCCGTCTGGCCAGGGCGGGGCGGGACCTCGGGCAGGCCACCGCCTGGGACCGCGATGGCACGACGCTGATCACCGGAGGCAACGGCGCGCTGGCCAGGCTGCTGGCCAGGCATCTCATCGTCGAGCACGGTGTGCGTCACCTGCTGCTCGTCAGCAGGAGCGCCCCGGACCGGGAGCTCGCTGAGCAGTTGACGGCACTCGGCGGCCACATCGTCCAGGCGCGCTGCGACGTGGCCGATGCGGCGGCGCTGTCGGCGGTGCTCCGGGCGGTGCCCGAGCACCGTCCGCTCACCGCCGTCGTGCATACCGCAGGTGTGCTGGCCGACGCTGTCATCCCGGCGCTGACCGAAGAACACCTCGACCGGGTCCTGCGTCCCAAGGTGGACGGCGCGCTCCACCTGCACGAGCTGACCCGGGACCTCGACCTGTCCGCGTTCGTGATGTTCTCCTCGGCCGCGGGCATTTTCGGCGGACCGGGCCAGGGCAGCTACGCGGCCGCCAACGCGATGCTGGACGCGCTGGCGGAGCAGCGCCACGCAGCCGGTCTTCCGGCGCTCTCGCTCGCCTGGGGGCCCTGGGAACAGAGCGGTGCGATGACCCGCGACCTCGCGGAAGTCGACATGCGCAGGATGAAGCGTTCCGGTGTGCGGCCGCTGTCCGACGAGGAGGGTCTTGCGCTGTTCGACGCGGCACGGGCGGCGGGCAAACCGGTGATGGTGCCCATCCGGCTGGACCTGGCCACCGTGCGGAGCGCCGACGACACCGACGTCCTGGCGCCCGCCCTGCTCAAGGGGCTCGTCTCCCGTGGACGCCGGGCCGTCGCGGCCGAGCCGGGGCCGTCCCTGTCCGACCAACTGGCCGGAAAGCCTGCTGACCAGCAGGACCTGGTTCTGCTGGACCTGCTGCGCACCCACATCCGCGTGGTTCTGGGACATGGCCCCGCGCACGACGTCGCGGCGGACCGGGAGTTCCTTGAGCTGGGCTTCGATTCCCTGACCACCGTCGAGCTGCGGAACGGACTCACTGCGGCAACCGGGCTGCGCCTTGCGCCGGCGGCGCTGTTCGACCACTCCACACCGATGGCACTCGCCCGACACCTGCGGAACGAACTCACCGAGCGGGCGCCCGCCCCCGACGCGCCGGCTTTTGTGATGGGCACGCTGCTCCGGCAGGCCGCCGACACCCACCGGGCGGGAGCGTTCCTGGCACTGCTGACCGAGATGTCGCAGTTCAGGCCCGCCTTCCACACCGGCGTGGCGAGCAGTCCTGTGCGGCTGGGCGAGGGGGGCCGTGGACCTGCCGTGATCTGCGTGCCCTCGATGCTGGCAGTGTCAGGCCCGCACCAGTACGCCCGCCTGGCCGCTCCGTTCCGGGGGGAACGCGATGTGTGGGCGCTGCCGCTGCCCGGCTTCAGCCGTGATGAGCAGGTGCCGGCAACGCAGCTGGCAGTGCTGGAAGCGTTGGCCTCGGGGATCGAAGAGGCCCGCCTCGCCGAGCCGTTCGTGCTGTTGGGCCATTCCACCGGCGGCATTCTGGCGCATGCGCTGGCCGCACACCTGGAAGCACGGGGGACGGGGCCGGCCGGGGTGGTGCTGGCGGACGTGCTCGATCTGTCCGAAGGTGACGAACGGGACGCCATCGCCCCCGCGTTGGTCTCGGCGATCCTCGAGCGCAACCACGTACATGTTCCGGTCGACGACACCCGCCTGACCGCGATGGGCGCGTATCTGAGGCTGTTCCAAGGGTGGAAGCCCACCGTCGTCGACGCGCCCACCTTGTTCCTGCGGGCATCGGAGCCGATGGTCCAGGAGGCGGCGCCGGAGACAGATCAGTGGCGGACCTCCTGGACCTTGGACCATGTCGCGCTGGATGTTCCCGGCAACCACTTCACGATGCTGGAGCAGCACAGTGACATCGCAGCCGGTCTCGTTGAGGACTGGCTTCGGACATCTTCTTCCCAAGTGATCAACAGCGATCGACACAGCAATAAGCGGTGA
- a CDS encoding helix-turn-helix transcriptional regulator encodes MARLAIALRQNGEAERSIAAAERSVALAGNHRNQAVLELLRAALNWNLGRVSVALEQAQAVLAASEETAKSWKPYARVLLALGALRRADLGTAGAYVRQAAMDWALGNTYGPACAWMVVQTTEAEHGAEAAAPLVEQVISPGQDRERLLLADPAAAAWLARFMVRRDGRSAEAIAVTARTLSTRSGDLPALEAAARHAEGLVRRSGADLHFAADHHPDPWAAASAREDLGVLLAAQGSSKQAITVLERAVSGYLTAQSPRDVARLKRRLHRLGRSCDHADRPEEPGAGILGLTKTETAVAELVALGLSNAQAAQKLFISRHTVAHHLRSIFKKLRISSRVELARTWMESSR; translated from the coding sequence ATGGCCAGACTGGCCATTGCGCTGCGTCAGAACGGTGAAGCCGAACGCAGCATTGCGGCTGCCGAGCGCTCTGTTGCGCTTGCCGGTAATCACCGGAACCAAGCAGTTCTCGAACTTCTCCGAGCGGCTTTGAACTGGAACCTGGGACGGGTTTCCGTAGCGCTTGAGCAGGCACAGGCCGTCTTGGCGGCTTCTGAGGAGACGGCGAAAAGCTGGAAACCGTACGCCCGTGTTCTCCTGGCCCTGGGTGCACTGAGACGGGCGGACCTGGGCACCGCCGGCGCGTATGTGCGGCAGGCCGCGATGGATTGGGCACTCGGCAACACCTACGGCCCGGCCTGTGCGTGGATGGTGGTGCAGACCACGGAGGCGGAACACGGGGCGGAGGCCGCCGCCCCCCTCGTGGAGCAGGTCATCTCACCTGGCCAGGACCGCGAAAGGCTCCTGCTGGCGGACCCGGCGGCCGCAGCGTGGCTGGCACGCTTCATGGTTCGCCGCGATGGGAGAAGCGCCGAAGCGATCGCGGTCACCGCCCGGACGCTCTCCACTCGCAGCGGGGATCTGCCCGCGCTGGAGGCAGCCGCCCGCCATGCCGAAGGGCTTGTCCGCCGCAGCGGCGCGGATCTGCACTTCGCCGCCGACCATCACCCCGATCCATGGGCCGCCGCCTCCGCACGGGAGGACCTCGGAGTGCTGCTCGCCGCGCAAGGGTCCTCGAAGCAGGCCATCACGGTGCTGGAACGCGCCGTGTCCGGGTATCTCACCGCACAGTCCCCCCGGGACGTTGCCCGGCTCAAGCGCAGGCTCCACCGGCTCGGCCGCAGCTGCGACCACGCGGACCGGCCCGAGGAACCCGGCGCGGGAATCCTGGGTCTGACGAAAACCGAGACCGCCGTGGCCGAGCTGGTCGCACTGGGACTTTCCAACGCACAGGCCGCCCAGAAGTTATTCATTTCGCGGCACACCGTTGCCCATCACTTGCGAAGCATCTTCAAGAAGCTCCGTATCTCGTCTCGTGTCGAGCTTGCCCGGACCTGGATGGAAAGCTCCCGGTAG
- a CDS encoding winged helix-turn-helix transcriptional regulator, translated as MTQSIHEPAPIQKGAEIPIKEVLCTLSARWSLEVMAELDGGKRRFNELTRRLEGINHKVLIETLHKLQRDGYVRGPLTSSKDSTDRLVGYELTELGMTLLQLVGGVREWLDEHEQKIVNARTDFDWAKREMEFMKE; from the coding sequence GTGACACAGTCAATCCATGAACCAGCGCCGATACAGAAAGGCGCGGAGATTCCCATCAAGGAAGTCCTGTGCACCCTTTCTGCAAGGTGGTCACTTGAGGTGATGGCCGAATTAGACGGAGGCAAGCGCCGGTTCAACGAGCTCACCCGGCGGCTCGAAGGAATCAATCACAAGGTGCTCATCGAAACGCTTCACAAGCTCCAGCGTGACGGGTATGTCAGGGGCCCCCTCACTTCGTCGAAGGATTCCACCGACAGATTGGTCGGATACGAACTGACCGAGCTGGGGATGACCCTGCTCCAACTCGTGGGCGGCGTCAGGGAATGGCTTGACGAGCACGAGCAGAAAATAGTCAACGCGCGGACCGACTTCGACTGGGCGAAGCGGGAGATGGAATTCATGAAAGAGTAG
- a CDS encoding diiron oxygenase, with protein sequence MNRTEESGYRSLFEQWDNRSWVRSKPRRNGAFASGLHYFSPDLCPLLAHPEVRAAPEQVREEILVHSLYVYLEFTVQLELGPVNETCLMLHSPDFCPWLPAQMKEDLLRIYTDEAAHAEMSHTLLTTVRDHTGVEPIPHTPFFLQELSRLYAAELPVYRPLVKLFFSIVSETLITGSLTKLPKDPSVQQAVRELAADHATDEGLHHAYFRRLFKSLWPKMPAPLQSKIGAILPEIILAFLRPDEVAMTRMLAGYPDIFGEPARVVAETVELPRVRQSLVDNATPTLRMLAQEGAFSDPAISAAFDKHGLRQSA encoded by the coding sequence GTGAACCGAACAGAAGAATCCGGCTACCGTTCACTCTTCGAACAGTGGGATAACCGGTCCTGGGTGCGCTCGAAACCGCGCAGGAACGGAGCGTTCGCGAGCGGACTGCACTACTTTTCCCCCGACCTGTGCCCGCTGCTCGCTCACCCCGAGGTTCGGGCAGCCCCGGAACAGGTCCGGGAGGAGATTCTGGTGCACTCCCTCTACGTGTACCTGGAGTTCACGGTTCAGCTGGAACTCGGCCCGGTGAACGAGACCTGCCTGATGTTGCACTCACCGGACTTCTGCCCGTGGCTGCCCGCCCAGATGAAGGAGGACCTCCTCCGCATCTACACCGACGAGGCAGCGCACGCGGAGATGTCGCACACCCTGCTGACGACGGTCCGGGATCACACCGGTGTGGAACCGATTCCCCACACGCCGTTCTTCCTGCAGGAACTCTCCCGCCTGTACGCGGCGGAACTTCCGGTGTACCGGCCCCTGGTGAAGCTGTTCTTCTCCATCGTGTCCGAGACGCTGATCACCGGGAGTCTGACCAAGCTGCCGAAGGATCCCTCGGTGCAGCAGGCGGTACGGGAACTGGCCGCCGATCACGCGACGGACGAGGGTCTGCACCATGCCTACTTCCGACGTCTGTTCAAGTCGCTCTGGCCGAAGATGCCGGCGCCGCTCCAGAGCAAGATCGGGGCCATTCTGCCCGAGATCATTCTGGCGTTTCTGCGACCTGACGAAGTGGCGATGACGCGCATGCTCGCCGGGTACCCCGACATCTTCGGAGAGCCGGCGCGCGTGGTGGCCGAGACCGTGGAATTGCCACGGGTCCGCCAAAGCCTTGTCGACAATGCGACCCCCACACTGAGGATGCTGGCCCAGGAAGGTGCGTTCTCCGACCCGGCGATCTCCGCAGCGTTCGACAAGCACGGTCTGCGTCAGAGCGCATGA
- a CDS encoding class I SAM-dependent methyltransferase: MSDELSLTRGYNLLRMNADTENREATFTLGGREYELLEGVFSPTLCPSTEIYAQWLPYPADGSFLEIGAGAGVISVTAALSGCARVTALDINERAVENTRRNVARHGVADRVQVLHSDMYSALEGRARFDLVFWSSSFIEPSTDFAHETPLHHAIFDPGYVMHQEFLRSAADHLEPGGRLLLGYSNMGNRELLTEVAGNAGLRFEQLHAAQHPQLADVEYQLLEFHTADRSAS; the protein is encoded by the coding sequence GTGAGCGACGAGCTCAGCCTGACCCGGGGCTACAACCTGCTCCGGATGAACGCGGACACCGAGAACCGTGAGGCCACCTTCACCCTGGGGGGCCGCGAGTACGAGCTGCTGGAGGGGGTCTTCTCGCCGACCCTTTGCCCGTCCACGGAGATCTACGCACAGTGGCTTCCCTACCCGGCGGACGGCAGTTTCCTGGAGATCGGAGCAGGAGCCGGCGTGATCTCCGTGACCGCGGCCCTCAGCGGTTGCGCCCGGGTGACCGCGCTGGACATCAACGAGAGGGCTGTGGAGAACACCCGCCGGAATGTGGCACGGCACGGTGTCGCCGACCGGGTGCAGGTGCTGCACAGCGACATGTATTCCGCACTGGAGGGCCGGGCGCGCTTCGACCTGGTGTTCTGGAGTTCCAGCTTCATCGAACCGTCGACGGACTTTGCGCACGAGACTCCGCTGCACCATGCGATATTCGATCCCGGATACGTCATGCACCAGGAGTTCTTGCGGTCGGCGGCCGACCATCTCGAACCCGGCGGCCGGCTCCTGCTCGGTTACAGCAACATGGGAAATCGCGAACTCCTCACCGAGGTTGCCGGCAACGCAGGACTGCGGTTCGAGCAGCTGCACGCGGCGCAGCACCCTCAGCTCGCCGATGTCGAATACCAGTTGCTCGAGTTTCATACGGCAGATCGGTCTGCGAGCTGA
- a CDS encoding transposase, whose product MSTRPWIVDDALWVLIEPILPPWPERSPGPRPVADRLCLQGILYVLHHDIAWQLLPPELGFGSGQTCWRRLERWQQAGIFEQLRCILLAELHAAGQLDWSRAFVDSSHLRAKEGVATSVRRRSAGARRAAPTP is encoded by the coding sequence GTGAGTACCCGACCCTGGATAGTGGACGACGCGCTGTGGGTGCTGATCGAGCCGATACTGCCGCCGTGGCCCGAGCGGTCGCCAGGGCCACGGCCGGTGGCCGACCGGCTCTGTCTGCAAGGCATCCTGTACGTCCTCCACCACGACATCGCCTGGCAACTACTGCCTCCGGAGCTGGGGTTCGGCTCCGGACAGACCTGCTGGCGCCGCCTGGAACGCTGGCAGCAGGCCGGTATCTTCGAGCAACTGCGCTGCATTCTGCTCGCCGAACTGCACGCCGCCGGCCAACTCGACTGGTCACGGGCCTTCGTGGACAGCTCCCACCTCCGGGCGAAAGAGGGCGTGGCGACATCGGTCCGCCGCCGGTCGGCCGGCGCGCGACGGGCGGCACCCACCCCCTGA